TCGAGGTCGTCCTGCGTGGTGAATGGCTCAAAGGTTACTACATGGGTCGGGATGATCGGGGCACGCGCGGCAACTCCGAGGGCCGGTACGACGACTTTCGCGCCGGTCTTTCGGTCGGCGTCAGGTGGTAATGGACCTCATCGAACAAACCAGTCTGATCCTCGCTTACGTCGCCGCGATCGGATTCCTCGTCAGCGGACTCGACGATCTTTTTTTTGATTCGCTGTTTCTGGGCTATCTGTTCAAAAACCGGAAAACGCCGCCGGTTCCGCTCAAGGAGTTAAAGCTGGCCCCGGAACAGTGGGTCGCGATGTTCGTGCCGGCATGGCAGGAGGGCGGGGTGGTCAACAAAATGGCCGAGTACGCCGCGCGCGTGGTCCTCTACGAGAAGTACGACATTTTCATCGGGGTCTATCCGAACGATTCCGAGACGATCGCCTGTGTTGATAAAATCTGCGCG
This genomic window from Candidatus Angelobacter sp. contains:
- the nfrB gene encoding glycosyl transferase family protein; the protein is MDLIEQTSLILAYVAAIGFLVSGLDDLFFDSLFLGYLFKNRKTPPVPLKELKLAPEQWVAMFVPAWQEGGVVNKMAEYAARVVLYEKYDIFIGVYPNDSETIACVDKICA